In a genomic window of Methanosarcina horonobensis HB-1 = JCM 15518:
- the mtaA gene encoding methylcobamide:CoM methyltransferase MtaA has protein sequence MEKPNFRTELLKTLEGKTPARIPAGTFTTAPVLELMDLSGAARPEADSQPEKMAVLAFSQYVNASFETLRYPFDMVVLAEALGCTVDPGTKVKLPAVLRGSIEISPSVPELPEDFLERGRIPAVLQATEILREKAGSHLPLIAGMEGPADLAASLCGITRFLKWTIKRPHIVSRLIDLCTDACIMYARECLKRGADVVVFADAVSSPDMISPDTFRSLVKPGLERVPKALSGGKSVLHICGAADSIIYDIAACEFDGLSLEEGTKDLKTAARIAHESGVTLIGNISTSETLFRGRPEDVKKEAFICLESGIDVLAPGCGLAPETPLRNLKALVEARNEFCGRKQ, from the coding sequence ATGGAAAAACCTAATTTCAGGACAGAACTACTCAAAACCCTCGAAGGCAAAACCCCTGCTCGGATACCTGCTGGCACTTTCACAACCGCACCCGTACTCGAGCTTATGGACTTGAGCGGGGCAGCAAGACCCGAAGCTGACAGCCAGCCTGAGAAAATGGCAGTACTGGCGTTTTCTCAGTACGTCAATGCTTCTTTTGAAACCCTCAGGTATCCTTTTGATATGGTAGTGCTCGCAGAAGCCCTTGGTTGTACTGTCGATCCAGGCACGAAGGTGAAACTCCCTGCTGTGCTTAGGGGTTCCATTGAAATCTCCCCCTCAGTCCCGGAACTGCCTGAAGACTTCCTTGAGAGGGGCAGGATACCCGCTGTCCTGCAAGCTACGGAAATCCTCCGGGAAAAAGCCGGCTCGCACCTCCCACTCATTGCAGGGATGGAAGGTCCTGCAGACCTTGCAGCCTCCCTTTGCGGAATCACCCGTTTCCTGAAATGGACAATCAAAAGACCGCATATCGTAAGCAGACTTATTGACCTCTGCACCGATGCCTGCATAATGTATGCCAGGGAGTGCCTGAAAAGAGGAGCCGATGTGGTCGTTTTTGCAGATGCCGTTTCTTCCCCTGATATGATTTCTCCCGATACGTTCAGGTCCCTTGTAAAACCAGGTCTTGAACGAGTCCCGAAAGCCCTTTCAGGCGGCAAAAGTGTACTTCACATCTGCGGGGCTGCTGATAGTATTATATATGACATTGCAGCATGCGAGTTTGACGGACTCAGCCTTGAAGAAGGAACAAAAGACCTGAAAACCGCCGCTAGGATTGCTCACGAATCAGGTGTTACGTTAATCGGCAATATCTCAACTTCTGAAACCCTCTTCAGAGGCAGGCCGGAAGATGTAAAAAAAGAAGCTTTCATTTGTCTGGAAAGTGGTATTGACGTTCTTGCCCCTGGCTGCGGGCTTGCGCCTGAAACTCCTCTTCGAAACCTGAAGGCTCTGGTGGAAGCAAGGAATGAGTTTTGCGGGAGAAAACAATGA
- a CDS encoding tetratricopeptide repeat protein — MAKMTNALKDLDRLAGESYSKARIFFQTGKYDEALIAYGKAEEAWKKIAELLFEKGKEKRGKEFLEKSQEARSCTGMALFKLGKYTEALKIVDAVLEFKPDSSTEWSNRGFVLSALDRNEDALEAYEKALSLDPESPKILTSKGIVYFRMGIPEKALETFDKALAAEPKQASDWACKLPRFSFFSRNKAPVMKPDNAETWYWKGNIFLELGEKEKALEAYKTALESDPEHLDSLLFGGDLLCEFSEYKEAFKCYVRALNLSPGNEAAKQGKEFCETKINEQ, encoded by the coding sequence ATGGCAAAAATGACAAACGCACTCAAAGACCTTGACAGACTGGCAGGGGAAAGCTACAGCAAAGCCAGGATTTTTTTCCAGACAGGCAAATATGATGAGGCTCTTATCGCCTACGGAAAAGCTGAAGAAGCCTGGAAAAAAATAGCAGAGCTGCTTTTTGAAAAAGGGAAAGAAAAACGTGGAAAAGAGTTCCTTGAAAAGTCTCAGGAAGCCCGGTCCTGCACAGGAATGGCTCTATTTAAGCTTGGAAAATATACAGAAGCTCTGAAGATTGTTGATGCAGTTCTTGAGTTTAAGCCTGACAGTTCCACCGAATGGTCCAACAGAGGTTTTGTTCTCTCTGCTCTAGACAGGAATGAAGATGCTCTCGAAGCCTACGAAAAAGCTCTCTCCCTCGACCCCGAGTCCCCTAAAATCCTGACAAGCAAAGGAATAGTTTATTTCAGGATGGGGATTCCGGAAAAAGCCCTGGAAACTTTTGATAAAGCTCTTGCAGCCGAGCCAAAACAGGCTTCTGACTGGGCATGCAAACTCCCAAGGTTCAGCTTCTTTTCCCGAAACAAAGCTCCCGTCATGAAGCCTGATAACGCTGAAACCTGGTACTGGAAAGGCAACATTTTTCTGGAACTTGGGGAAAAAGAAAAGGCTCTTGAAGCCTATAAAACGGCTCTTGAAAGCGATCCTGAACATCTGGACTCTCTTCTTTTCGGCGGCGATCTTCTCTGTGAGTTTTCAGAATATAAAGAGGCTTTCAAATGCTATGTGCGGGCTCTTAACCTCAGCCCTGGAAACGAAGCTGCAAAGCAGGGAAAAGAGTTCTGTGAGACAAAAATTAACGAGCAGTAA